The nucleotide sequence GCAGCATTTTGGATGAGATAACCGAATACGAGTGGAGCAATAATACTTGCTGAACTTGAAAGAGCAATGAACGTCCCTTGTGCTTTTCCGATATTTTTGGGAGAAAAAAAATCCATCAATATGGCGGGTGCGAGTGAAAGGATGACATACGAAAGACCTGGAGCAATGGTAAAGAACAGTATCTTAAGATCAGTTGAATTCACGGCATTTGCCAGAAATATGCACACAGCGGATAGCACCATCATGAAACCCGCAAGATTGATTCGCGCTTTACGAATATCCCCTGTTTTACGATAAAGCCAATCTGATAGCATCGAAAAGCCAAGTTGGCAAATGGCAGCGAAAAGAAATGGTAAAGACACCGCTAGTTTTAAGGTTGGGCCATTGAAATGTTGAATTTTGGAAAAGTATGCCGGAAACCATACCGCTTGAACGGACAATAACCAATAGGCACAACCTCCACACAAAACGGTAAAAACGAAATTTTTAGAAAAAAGATATGGGAGAAACTGACGCCAAGAAACCTTGGAGAGGGTTGATGAATGCTGCTCCTCTTGATCAAAGGAAGGCAACCCGATTTCTTGTGGACTTTCTTTACCGACAATCACCCAAAACCCTAGCACAATAAGCCCAAGAATACCCATGGCGATAAAAGCAGATCTCCATCCATATTGTTCGATCATGGAAATTAATAATGGCGAAGCAATCGCTGATCCGCCAGTTGTTCCTAACAGAACAGCTCCAAAACCTATCCCATGTCTATGTTTTGGGAACCATTTTCCGATTATAGCCGTTGATAGTGC is from Brevibacillus brevis and encodes:
- a CDS encoding MFS transporter, with amino-acid sequence MINQVDKIVIGLVSVPLMTELQLSPSEWGLVGSSFFWFFIFSSIVLGGMADSINTKKMLTWLSLIWLAVQFATPFVSGLFVLVLTRIILGAGEGPAPALSTAIIGKWFPKHRHGIGFGAVLLGTTGGSAIASPLLISMIEQYGWRSAFIAMGILGLIVLGFWVIVGKESPQEIGLPSFDQEEQHSSTLSKVSWRQFLPYLFSKNFVFTVLCGGCAYWLLSVQAVWFPAYFSKIQHFNGPTLKLAVSLPFLFAAICQLGFSMLSDWLYRKTGDIRKARINLAGFMMVLSAVCIFLANAVNSTDLKILFFTIAPGLSYVILSLAPAILMDFFSPKNIGKAQGTFIALSSSASIIAPLVFGYLIQNAATEAIGYHYSFQVTSLGMLVIGLLFWIVVRPLKRSLTALKEGEQVNV